AGGTCGTGTCTCAGAATACAGAAGAAACTCAAAGTTGGTGGTTTGATTGTTTTTCACacatcttcaattttttttttgtaaacacaaCGATTTGTCTCAAATATTGACAGAAGTCTCAAACTCTAAGAAGATTAGCAAAAGCATGTGTATGAATGAGACTGATATCAAAATCTCAATTGACCAAAAGTAAGGCCCAAGACAAATCTCTGAGGGATTTAATGTGAAAGCCTATTAACTCATAACCCATTAAAAAAAGCCCATTAACATTAGCTCTTGAAGGCTGATGATCTCAATAAAATTTGTTGTGAAATCATTTAAACTTCCCGGGAACAACACACGAATCAGAGCTGGCCACCTGTCACCGCAAACTCCTGTCTCGTCACGGCGGCGAATTTCGACTACTTCGTAATTTATCCTCCCGCCGTTTCAAGACGCGGCGGTTCTCGACATTGCAATGTTTGAAAAACgtggaagaagaaggagaaggaagaaaagTCACAAGCTTGAGTGGACTTTTCTCGCTCTCAGACCATTGGAGCCCGGAAGTTTCTTCCTTTCACGAGAACGGTTTCTCTCAGATCAGTAAGGAAACCACGGGAAGAGCTGTTCACGCGCTATGCGTCAAAGGATTGGTTCGTACGAGTGTTCTGCACATCAACACTTTGATAAACATGTACACGAAGTTCGGCCGAGTCAAACCGGCGCGCCACctgttcgacgaaatgcctGTGAGAAACGAAGCTTCTTGGAACACCATGATGTCGGGGCTTGTCCGCGTTGGAATGTACCGGGAAGGGGTTGGTTTTTTCAAGGAGATGTGTGGTCTTGGCGTTAGGCCGAGTGGGTTTGTGATTGCTAGTTTAGTGACAGCTTGTGGTCGGGGAGGTTGTATGTTCAGTGAAGGGGTTCAAGTTCACGGCTTTGTGGCTAAGTCTGGTTTGATGTCTGATGTTTACGTGAGTACTGCTGTTTTGCATCTATATGGGGTTTATGGGTTGGTTTCGAGTTCAAGGAAAGTGTTTGAGGAGATGCCTTTGAGAAATGTGGTGTCTTGGACTTCTCTGATGGTTGGTTACTCGGATAAGGGTGAGGCGGAGGAAGTGATTGGTATCTATAAAGGTATGAAGGGAGAAGGAGTTGGGTGTAATGAAAACTCCATGTCTTTGGTTATCAGTTCTTGCGGGTTGCTTAAAGATGAATCATTGGGGTGTCAGATTATCGGAGAGGTTATCAAATCAGGACTGGAGAGGAAACTGGCAGTGGAGAATTCGCTTGTATCCATGTTTGGTAATCTGGGAAACGTAGACTATGCAAAGTACATCTTTGATCGAATGTCTGAACGTGACACGATTTCATGGAACTCGATTGCTGCGGCATATGCTCAGAATGGTTACTGTGAGGAATCGCTTTGGGTTTTTCATTTGATGCGTCATTTTCATGGTGAAGTGAATTCCACCACCGTGTCAACTCTGTTATCAGTTTTGGGTCATGTAGATCACCAAAAACGGGGTAGGGGAATCCATGCTCTGGTTTTCAAAATGGGGTTTGATTCAGTTGTCTGTGTGTGCAATACTCTTTTGAGAATGTACGCAGGCGCTGGAAGATCAGAAGAAGCAGAGTTGGTGTTTAAACAAATGCCTGCTAAAGATTTGATCTCTTGGAACTCTTTGATGGCTTGTTTTGTCGAGGATGGGAGGAGCTTAGATGCTTTAGGACTTCTCTGCTCGATGATAAGGACCGGAAAATCAGCGAACTATGTGAGTTTTACAAGCGCGTTAGCTGCTTGCTTTAGTCCTGAGTTTCTTGATAAGGGCAGGATCCTTCATGGGCTTGTAATGGTCACCGGTTTATTTGAAAATCAGATTATTGGTAATGCATTGGTTTCTATGTACGGAAAGATAGGCGAGATGAGCGAATCCAGACGGGTTCTACTACAGATGCCTAGACGAGATGAAGTAGCTTGGAATGCTCTTATTGGCGGCTATGCTGAGGATGAAGATACCGACAATGCACTGGCGGCTTTTAGAACTATGAGAATGGAAGGTGTTGGTGCAAATTATATCACAGTGGTAAGTGTTCTTGGTGCTTGCTTAACGCCCTGTGATTTGCTTAAACATGGGAAGCCATTACACGCCTACATAGTTTCTGCCGGATTCGAATCGGATGAACACGTGAAAAACTCGCTTATCACTATGTACGCGAAATGTGGTGATTTAACCTCGAGCCATGACCTGTTTAATAGATTAAACAATAGGAATATCATCACGTGGAATGCAATGCTTGCGGCAAATGCTCACCACGGTCATGGAGAAGAGGTGCTAAAACTTGTATCAAAGATGAGAAGTTTGGGGATGAATTTAGACCAGTTTAGTTTCTCCGAGGGACTCTCCGCTGCTGCGAAGCTAGCTGTACTAGAGGAAGGCCAACAACTTCACGGTTTAGCTGTGAAACTCGGGTTTGAACAAGATTGTTTCATCTTCAACGCTGCTGCAGACATGTATAACAAATGTGGGGAACTAGACGAAGCTGTGAAAATGCTTTCACCATCTGTCAATAGATCACTTCCCTCGTGGAACATACTGATATCAGCTTTTGGAAGACACGGCTATTTCGAGAAAGTGTGTGAGACTTTCCATGAAATGCTGGAAAGTGGAATCAAACCAGGTCATGTCACATTTGTCTCTCTTCTTACAGCGTGTAGCCATGGGGGATTAGTAGACCAAGGCCTTGCGTACTACGACATGATTGCTAGGGATTTCGGTATAAAACCAGCCATTGAACATTGCGTTTGTGTGATTGATCTTCTTGGAAGATCAGGGAGGTTAGCAGAAGCTGAAACTATTATATCTAATATGCCAATGAAGCCAAACGACCTCGTATGGCGTAGCTTGCTAGCTTCCTGCAAAATCCATGGAGATTTGGACCGTGGGAGAAGAGCAGCGGAACATCTCTCGAAGCTTGAACCAGAGGATGATTCTGTTTACGTCTTGTCTTCGAACATGTTTGCAACAACAGGGAGATGGGACGATGTGGAGAGTGTGAGAAACCAAATGGGTTTCAAGAACATCAAGAAGAAACAAGCTTGCAGTTGGGTGAAACAAAAAGACAAAGTGAGTACGTTTGGTATCGGAGACAGAACTCATCCGAAGACGTTGGAGATATACGAGAAGCTAGAAGATATCAAGAAGCTGATCAAAGAATCTGGGTACGTAGCGGATACAAGCGGGGCGTTGCAAGACACAGATGAGGAACAGAAAGAGCAGAATCTTTGGAATCATAGCGAAAGACTCGCTCTTGCGTACGCGTTGATAAGTACACCTGAAGGTGGTACGGTTAGAATCTTTAAGAACCTTCGCATATGCAGTGATTGCCACTCTGTTTACAAGTTTGTTAGTAAAGTTGTAGGACGTAGAATCGTTTTAAGAGATCAGTATCGGTTTCACCATTTTGAGAGTGGTATGTGTTCTTGTAAGGATTACTGGTGACAGAGGACCTTAATTACAGTATAGCTTACAGAATTATTtgattgaagtttttttttttacctttttagtaTACTGTGAAGGGTTTGTGACAGTGAATCGAAAATAATACAACCACAAACTGAATCAGTCATTCTTTTGAAGTAAATTGATTAATGCAGATTGTTAAACTAGTTAAATGTATCTAGTTAGCCAGACAAGGCCGCGTGGCCTAATGGATAAGGCGCTCGCCTCCGGAGCGGGAGATTGTGGGTTCGAGTCCCACCGTGGtcgttttttatatttttattatgttttcttaatcGTTATTATTTTCACTCTGTTCCTCTGCAACATTCCAAAAGCATAGATGGGATCAAGCTATGTTTCAAATTGACATTTAATCAGTGAAATCACTCAACAAGTTAGACGTTCATCAAGCAATGCTATATGTCTGGACTAGAAAAATCCCCTTCGATCATGTCTAACTTTTATACTACAAATTTTTGATGTCTTTAAACTCTTAAACACATTTTGGCGTTTAAAATAAAGATTCATGAGCCTTAACTCATGACCAGCCATGAATTTAACTAAGTACACAATTgattttttctctatttatGATTATAAAGATACtactttaattatttacaaatgtttatactattaaaacatgattacagttaaaaataataatattttgtttgttagtAGTGAACACATCTCATTCTCAGCACTAAACAAATGGAATTAATGCATCCAATGAATCATATGCTCTGTGTCACGtcaagttgttgttgttggtttaCACTAGTTTAGACTGTTAACCATGCATCTTCgcattatttcatatatatgcGGATTGTTCTGTAATATGTTTCAGAAATTAGCCTATAATATTATAGATTCATAAGTACGTATTCAACTATTAATTGTTTGAATCAAAGACTGATCAACCTGTTAACACATgcacatttttttttaccattacATCAAATGAAGCTAAAACATTATCATTCACCATCAACCAATAATATGTTCCTTTGTCAAATTCTTAGTCTCCTCCTCATCCATAGTGTCACATAAAACACTTCCTCTAGTCTCCGGCAATCCAACCACAAACAATCCAAACAACCCTATGACCAAACCGAACATTCCATACGACCAAAACTGATTTTCCCGACCAGCAGCAACCATCACCGGACTAAAAACACCTCCAAACACCAACGCTTGCCTCACCATCGCAAGCGCCGAGTTCCTCACACAAGTCGGAAACAGCTCGATCGTGTAGATAAGCGTCATGTTAAACGCGGTACACGCGCTGAAAAACGAAACCAGCTCTAACACGATCTGTAACGACCCTAGTTGCTGTCCTAGCGACGCGATTAGGACGCTAGAGATCCCGCTTAGAGCTGTGAACCCGATCAAAGCCTCTCTTCGCTTGATTGTATTCATGAAGAAAAACGTTATTAAAAACGCTGGGAGTTCAGACAAGGCGTTGAACACAACGCCTAAGTAAAGATTAAAGTTAAGATTCGATAATGTTAACGGCATACCGTAGTAAACCATACCAATACCGAATCCAACCGCCATAACCGCTAATAGTCTCCTAAGCGACCACGGTTTCTTCACCAAGATCCTTAACGCGTCGTAAACGTCAGGGTTTGATGACTCTTGTACATCAAGACATAAGTCCGAGAAGCTCATAGTGATTGCGTTTGAACCAATGCTTTGAAGAATCGAGACCGCTTCCTCTTTACGGCCTTTTACTATAAGCCACCTAGGAGACTCCCAGACGAAACACCAAACCAAACAGCAGTAGATTAGCGTTGGTATCGATGTCCATACGTAGAGATACCTCCAAGAGTTTCCGTTATTTATATAACCTAATAACGGAAGCGTTAAGAACCCTAACGTGAAGCACAAGAAACCCATCGCACCGACTTGTCCACGCCATTTTTTACCGACTAGCTCCGTCGATAGAACGAGCGCGCATGTCCCCACCGTGGCACGACCGAACCCGTTCAAGAATCTCAAGAACGCGTAGACCCAAATGCTCGTCGAGAAAGCTGTTAACATCGAAGAGAGAGACATTATCAGACACGACAACAAGAGCATGTTCTTACGACCGAGGGATGAATCAGCGAGGGTGGACAGAGCTAGGCCACCGACTAGACAGCCGAGGAAGAAGGAGCTTGCGGGCAAGCCCTTGACGAGCGAGCCGGCACATTGTAGCCCCCACTCGGATATTGTTGACACGTGTGGGTTAAAGTCCCAAGACCAGGTTTGGTTCGGTAAGGTGCAGAAGTTGGAGGACGAGTTGCATCGGTCCGAGTCGAGGCAGTGCCACGTGGGCTGTGAGTCGGTGAAGACGGTGATGAATGTTTGCTGAGCGTCGAAGACCCAAGCGAATGAGACTAGAACAGCTTGGAGAAACTGTGCCCACCCGAAGTCTCCGATGCACTGCTCGATGGTCTCGTCGAGGGTTCTTGGTGGTGGAAGCTTTGACTCTGACGAGTTGGAATCGGAGAGAAGCGGCTGAGTCGAGTCGGCCATATGGAAGAAGCGTGGGGTTTGTTTTGTTCCTTTTTATGTTTAGTTTGATTTGCATGTACGTGATCTATATATGGAAAGGGTAAGATGCAATTTGAgcgtatatattaatatatgcatACATGAATATAATTACGTCATTCCATATTAGAAGTtactaataaaaaaacaatgagaTGTGTTGATTAACACATTACAACGTATAATATTTGGATGCACTATATGTTCATGACTAGGATCCAGCAGGATATGTCATATGTCTGCATGTTGTAGGTGTTTGTTTCTAAacataaatttgaaaaagaatatcatgaaAGTTGATATTTTAACAACTTACAAGAGTTTCTCCAAAaagttgatattttaaaataattttattttgttaaactttaattttatgaaaaaattaaaaagagaaatgaTATTTGAGATTTTCATGagtattttaaaagatttcataTGAAAACTGGTTTTAGTGtcatataaatagttttaaaaagagaaatgatATTTGAAAAAAGGTACCTTTTTTCAAATGAAAACTTCTACTCTCATCTTAATCATGGGCACGATATCACGATGACCCGAAAGTTTTAGTGTCATATAAATAGTTTATGAAAGAATCCAACTAATGTTTTCGGCTTAAGTTAATTTTGTTATTATGATAGTTTAGAAGAATttttgatgggagctacaaatCGACAGTAAattattcatattattttttatatgaaaagttaattttttatttagattgATGATCTCATGATAACATAAAACGGCGgtaatattttaatgaattatCCTCAGTTAATAGAAATGGTATTGACACCagaaaaatgatttatttttcttattcaacaaaaataatttatgaagaATAAAAAggatttaactttaaaaaaaaaaagaatcacaaCTTCACACATAAAGAACACAAATACTGATAAACTAGCTTAATTGAAGAATTCGTAAGATTTCttgtaatactttttttttcttgaaaagagctttctatttttttgttaatacttTATACGTAAATTTTACATTATTGGTTTGAATTCTTGATCAATCActataaaatgtaaaatgttgttagtaaaagaaa
The sequence above is drawn from the Brassica napus cultivar Da-Ae chromosome A8, Da-Ae, whole genome shotgun sequence genome and encodes:
- the LOC106387584 gene encoding putative pentatricopeptide repeat-containing protein At5g52630, with the translated sequence MYTKFGRVKPARHLFDEMPVRNEASWNTMMSGLVRVGMYREGVGFFKEMCGLGVRPSGFVIASLVTACGRGGCMFSEGVQVHGFVAKSGLMSDVYVSTAVLHLYGVYGLVSSSRKVFEEMPLRNVVSWTSLMVGYSDKGEAEEVIGIYKGMKGEGVGCNENSMSLVISSCGLLKDESLGCQIIGEVIKSGLERKLAVENSLVSMFGNLGNVDYAKYIFDRMSERDTISWNSIAAAYAQNGYCEESLWVFHLMRHFHGEVNSTTVSTLLSVLGHVDHQKRGRGIHALVFKMGFDSVVCVCNTLLRMYAGAGRSEEAELVFKQMPAKDLISWNSLMACFVEDGRSLDALGLLCSMIRTGKSANYVSFTSALAACFSPEFLDKGRILHGLVMVTGLFENQIIGNALVSMYGKIGEMSESRRVLLQMPRRDEVAWNALIGGYAEDEDTDNALAAFRTMRMEGVGANYITVVSVLGACLTPCDLLKHGKPLHAYIVSAGFESDEHVKNSLITMYAKCGDLTSSHDLFNRLNNRNIITWNAMLAANAHHGHGEEVLKLVSKMRSLGMNLDQFSFSEGLSAAAKLAVLEEGQQLHGLAVKLGFEQDCFIFNAAADMYNKCGELDEAVKMLSPSVNRSLPSWNILISAFGRHGYFEKVCETFHEMLESGIKPGHVTFVSLLTACSHGGLVDQGLAYYDMIARDFGIKPAIEHCVCVIDLLGRSGRLAEAETIISNMPMKPNDLVWRSLLASCKIHGDLDRGRRAAEHLSKLEPEDDSVYVLSSNMFATTGRWDDVESVRNQMGFKNIKKKQACSWVKQKDKVSTFGIGDRTHPKTLEIYEKLEDIKKLIKESGYVADTSGALQDTDEEQKEQNLWNHSERLALAYALISTPEGGTVRIFKNLRICSDCHSVYKFVSKVVGRRIVLRDQYRFHHFESGMCSCKDYW
- the LOC106386603 gene encoding organic cation/carnitine transporter 3 codes for the protein MADSTQPLLSDSNSSESKLPPPRTLDETIEQCIGDFGWAQFLQAVLVSFAWVFDAQQTFITVFTDSQPTWHCLDSDRCNSSSNFCTLPNQTWSWDFNPHVSTISEWGLQCAGSLVKGLPASSFFLGCLVGGLALSTLADSSLGRKNMLLLSCLIMSLSSMLTAFSTSIWVYAFLRFLNGFGRATVGTCALVLSTELVGKKWRGQVGAMGFLCFTLGFLTLPLLGYINNGNSWRYLYVWTSIPTLIYCCLVWCFVWESPRWLIVKGRKEEAVSILQSIGSNAITMSFSDLCLDVQESSNPDVYDALRILVKKPWSLRRLLAVMAVGFGIGMVYYGMPLTLSNLNFNLYLGVVFNALSELPAFLITFFFMNTIKRREALIGFTALSGISSVLIASLGQQLGSLQIVLELVSFFSACTAFNMTLIYTIELFPTCVRNSALAMVRQALVFGGVFSPVMVAAGRENQFWSYGMFGLVIGLFGLFVVGLPETRGSVLCDTMDEEETKNLTKEHIIG